The following DNA comes from Spirochaetota bacterium.
GAAAACGTGCTGCCAGTTCCTTAAGTCTTATCGGGTCTTCCATCGTGGCAATGAACAATGTGCATGCCTCGCAGTAAAGGCCACATACAGCAGCTAAACTCTTATCTAACTCTCCTGAGTGATTTTCTTTTTTTTGCATGACTGTTCCCCATCTTTAATTTTAATTGATCTATTATTTGCCTTTAGCACCAAAACGTTCAAGCTCACCAGTGATTAGGAAGTACTACAAAATCAGTGTCCGGTGCAGCGCCCTGTTCGGCAAGGTCTATCTTCCCATATCCGGCTTAAATAACCTTCGCTACTACTGATATGCGTCGAATAGCGGCAACCGACCCCCAACTGAGAATCAATGTGCCTATGAACACCATCATTCCCTTAATGCTGGGAGCAAGGGCGCTTCGCAACAACAAGTACTGAAGCCAGGTTACAAAAACGTAGTGAACAACATAGATTCCGTATGAGTTTTCGCTCAAGCTGTCCAAAACACCCACTCGCTGTTTTACAAACCGAAGAAAGAGTCCAATCATCCCGAATACAGTGGTCCCGCAGCAGACTACGAAAGCAATCTCACTGAAAATGGTTCGCTCTATATCAGATACAACTACGAGCATGATGATAAACACAATGAAAGAGATCAGGCCCATAGTTAACCACACCCACCAACGCTTGGCGAGCACGCCATCAGATCTGAACGCGCTGCGGTCAAATCCGCATGCCCCAACCGTGGTGCCCGCAAGGAAGTACACAAGATAGAGCAATATTCGGCTAGCCTGTGCATTAAAGGGCCCGATTCCAATCCACTCCAACGGTCCGTAAATGATTGCAATAGGCAGATACGCGGCTATTGAGATTCCAAACAATGCACCAAAAAACGCTAAGGGGTGATCAAGGATGATAGTCAATCGCCCTCTGATGAGACCTCCTGGGTAAGGAGCAACTCGGTACATAAGGGTAGCCAGGCAGTTGAAAGCCAGCAGCAGCCATAAAAACCAAAGGGGACCAGCGGTCCTGAAGCCGGATCGGACCATTCCGAACCAGAATGCGCTATAGCTGAGGTCTGCTCCGGTAATCAGTCCTATTTGAAGCTGCGCCGGGTAGTAGGCCAGGGGAATCAGGAACAAAACACCGATGACAAAGGGAAGACCGAGCCCTGTCAGGCGATCTCTAAGGAATTTCCGGGCGCCCTTTCTCGCTAAACTCTGCCAGACAAACATGCCGGAGATCAAGAACAGCAACGGCATGAAGAACGTTTCGTTAAACGCCACAATCAAATCAAATCCGATCCACCGCTGCTCGTTTACAACCGGATTGGAATTCGCGATCGGGTTCTCAAAATTGATGAAAGCGTATTTGGTGTAGGCGAGAATCGCGTGCTGGAACAGCACAAGAGTAACTACAAACGCGCGTAGATAGTCGAACTCGACCTTCCGCCCAGATACTTCTGTCAAATCGAATGTTGCGCTTGCTTCATCCTGCTTGTACTCAACCGCACGAATCATCATAACAGTAGACCTTCCAACCGAGTCCATATATTTACGCTTTAAAGCGAATTACCCGATGGTGCACGACCTAATTTTGCCAAATAAGTTAGTATATTATTTTCTGTGTAACTAAAGATTTATATAATTATTAGCGTAGATTTTTCTAAATATTCACATGTATGTCAACTAATTTTATCTGCATAACACGCTGCAGATTACAATCCGCAGTGCGATGGCACAGTGCGAAACGTCCGTGTCATCACAATAATAACAATCTATAGGAATAATCCTTTGTATCGGTAAAGATATAATTTTTTTATTATTAGCTAGTCAAGGAAGACGTGTATTTGTTTCGGGGGTAGCATTGCGTATAACAATTAAATATGAGCAGGAGTTATCCAAAGAATTGCGTATTATGTTATATGTATCGCTTCAATTAAATCTGGGAATTTTAAGAATATATGAATCCAATATAATAATATTTAAATATTTATAAAAATATCTACCCTAATAATAGAAAGGAACAACATTATTGAAATCCCTGTAATATTCATTGCTCTTGATTTTTATGCTCCAATTTTTTCCCAGACTGCATTCTCTCTAACAGCATATCTATCTCATCTTGATCCAACCACTCATCAACATGTTGAGGATTAGAATCAGTATCTACATAAAACAGTTGAAGTGCCATAACTAATTCTTCTTTAGATATTACGCCTTGTGTAACTAATATTTCACCTATCAGCCTTTGAGAATTATCTTTCTGAAGTTTAACCGCTTCATCTAAATCCTTCTTTGTAATTATCCCATTCTCTATCATAAATTCGCCGATCTTATAATCTCTTTCAGTATCCTTATTCATAATTATTACTCCCTATCTCTGAATCATTAGCAATAATTTTGTCATTACTATTAAGTGAAATAAATATCAATGTATCCTCAATATGAATGTTGCTATTTCATCAGGCTTCTTTAGGAGATATTTCAGCTTAATTACTTCTATTTATTTTTCCAAGCTTTTATGAGAAGGGAAAAGGATTACTTCAACAACCCAGCATCAACGAATTTCAACCACTTGTGAGAATTACTTTGTCCCTCCATGATAATCGAATTCAGTATTGAAAGATCCTCCTACAAATACAGGTTCACTTAATAATTCAATCTCTTCAATTTATAAAAATCTCAATCCAGATAAATCTTTTAAGTAAAGAGAATATTATCTATATAATTTTATACTTCATAAATAACAAAATGTCAACATTTAAATGATTCTTCTATATTATTATAGATGGGATATTAATAGACTAAAAAATAACATTAACAATGTTCACTGATTATCTTTTAAAAACTCACACCAATGGGCGTTTTGATTATATCTTTTATTACCAACCATCTTAAACCATCTGCTTTGATTAAAGTATCATTGATAGAATTCATAATACCCTTTATTCTCATCATCCGGTCTTCTTCAAGAATATTATCCATTGAAAATATATCATCAATCAGAGAATAGTGTATACTCTTCAATGATCCTTTATTGAATTGAACTAAAATGTCATTCCCAACAGATTCATTAAACATACCAACAATGTGTGAAAGCTCCCTTCGGAAGAATAAATCTATAAGATAACTATAGAGTTCATCTGAAGATAGAATAACCTTTGCTAAGCGATTTAAACCTGAGATAAGTTCATGAACAAAAAGACCCTCTATGGAATCCTTGTAGGGAATAATTGGAACCTGATTAATACCCGCTGATGCATATGATCTCTTAATAAAATAATTGATATCAAAATCCTTAACGCCAAGACTAACTAACACTAATTGGATATTACCTTCACCTAAAGCATCA
Coding sequences within:
- a CDS encoding acyltransferase; translation: MMIRAVEYKQDEASATFDLTEVSGRKVEFDYLRAFVVTLVLFQHAILAYTKYAFINFENPIANSNPVVNEQRWIGFDLIVAFNETFFMPLLFLISGMFVWQSLARKGARKFLRDRLTGLGLPFVIGVLFLIPLAYYPAQLQIGLITGADLSYSAFWFGMVRSGFRTAGPLWFLWLLLAFNCLATLMYRVAPYPGGLIRGRLTIILDHPLAFFGALFGISIAAYLPIAIIYGPLEWIGIGPFNAQASRILLYLVYFLAGTTVGACGFDRSAFRSDGVLAKRWWVWLTMGLISFIVFIIMLVVVSDIERTIFSEIAFVVCCGTTVFGMIGLFLRFVKQRVGVLDSLSENSYGIYVVHYVFVTWLQYLLLRSALAPSIKGMMVFIGTLILSWGSVAAIRRISVVAKVI